The following are encoded together in the bacterium genome:
- a CDS encoding metal-sensitive transcriptional regulator, which yields MPRTVTGIDPKSKEKILGRLRSIEGHMGAVIRMVEADRYCMDVLKQTRAIQSAISRANALLLERHLNHCVSSAIRSDDAGERERVISELLEIFENGRPS from the coding sequence ATGCCGAGGACTGTCACAGGAATCGATCCCAAGAGCAAGGAGAAGATCCTGGGGCGGCTGCGCAGCATCGAAGGACACATGGGCGCGGTGATCCGGATGGTCGAAGCAGATCGGTATTGTATGGATGTGCTCAAACAGACCCGGGCGATCCAGAGCGCCATCAGCCGGGCCAACGCGCTCCTGCTCGAGCGCCACCTCAACCACTGCGTCAGCTCGGCCATCCGCTCAGACGATGCCGGGGAGCGCGAGCGTGTGATCTCCGAACTGCTCGAGATCTTCGAGAATGGCCGGCCGAGCTAG